From a region of the Vaginimicrobium propionicum genome:
- the miaB gene encoding tRNA (N6-isopentenyl adenosine(37)-C2)-methylthiotransferase MiaB codes for MSNSVFSLDRPRTYQVITYGCQMNAHDSERICGLLEEAGLVRSQPSPGVLADADVVVFNTCAVRENADNRLYGNLGHLKSVKETRPGGMQIAVGGCMAQKDKDLILKKAPWVDVVFGTNNLGSLPGLLERARANNAAQIEIEEALQTFPSNLPTRRESAYSAWVSISVGCNNTCTFCIVPSLRGKETDRRPGEILAEIEMLVDQGVQEITLLGQNVNTYGVEFGDRQAFAKLLRACGQISGLRRVRFTSPHPASFTSDVIAAMAETPNVMPSLHMPLQSGSDKVLREMRRSYRSKKFLRILDEVREKLPKAAITTDIIVGFPGETDEDFEETMRLVQQARFAGVYTFQYSIRPGTPAGEMPNQVPADVVQARYERLVELVDQIAWEENQKLEGQLVEVMFATGEGRKDDQRSRISGRCPDNRLVHVSVPDGDPPMPRPGDIGWVRITHAAPHHLVADSPIIRLERTAGGDAWQALNTPSGGQVSMGIPKLVR; via the coding sequence ATGTCTAACTCAGTTTTTTCGCTTGACCGCCCACGCACCTATCAGGTCATCACCTATGGGTGCCAGATGAATGCCCATGATTCCGAAAGAATCTGTGGCCTGCTTGAAGAGGCTGGGCTGGTAAGAAGCCAGCCTAGCCCTGGCGTATTGGCTGATGCTGATGTGGTGGTATTCAACACCTGTGCAGTCAGGGAAAATGCCGATAACCGCTTATATGGCAATCTTGGCCACCTTAAAAGTGTTAAAGAAACCCGTCCAGGTGGCATGCAGATTGCTGTCGGTGGATGCATGGCTCAAAAAGATAAAGATCTGATTCTTAAAAAGGCTCCCTGGGTGGACGTGGTTTTTGGCACCAATAATTTAGGTTCACTGCCTGGGTTGCTAGAGCGAGCCAGAGCCAATAACGCTGCCCAGATTGAAATTGAAGAAGCCTTACAGACTTTCCCGTCAAACCTACCAACCAGGCGCGAGTCTGCTTATTCGGCTTGGGTATCAATTTCAGTCGGGTGTAATAACACCTGCACCTTCTGCATCGTGCCGTCGCTGCGCGGAAAAGAGACGGACCGCCGGCCAGGTGAGATTTTGGCTGAAATCGAAATGCTAGTTGATCAAGGGGTGCAAGAAATTACCCTGCTAGGTCAAAACGTCAATACCTATGGGGTCGAATTCGGGGATCGGCAAGCATTCGCTAAATTGTTGCGAGCCTGCGGCCAAATATCAGGTTTGCGTAGGGTGCGTTTCACTAGTCCCCACCCGGCGTCTTTCACCAGTGACGTAATAGCTGCAATGGCTGAGACGCCAAACGTTATGCCGTCGTTACACATGCCGCTCCAGTCTGGTTCTGACAAGGTACTTCGTGAAATGCGTCGCAGTTATAGATCGAAGAAATTCTTACGCATTTTGGATGAGGTGCGTGAGAAGTTGCCGAAGGCGGCAATAACTACCGACATTATTGTTGGTTTCCCTGGTGAAACTGATGAAGATTTTGAAGAGACTATGCGCCTGGTACAGCAAGCGAGATTCGCTGGTGTTTACACCTTCCAGTACTCGATTCGTCCAGGAACTCCTGCTGGCGAAATGCCTAACCAGGTGCCAGCTGATGTCGTCCAAGCTCGCTATGAACGGCTAGTTGAATTAGTTGATCAAATCGCTTGGGAAGAAAATCAGAAACTTGAAGGTCAATTAGTCGAGGTGATGTTCGCCACGGGTGAGGGGCGAAAAGATGATCAACGTTCCAGAATTTCTGGGCGTTGCCCGGATAATCGGTTAGTCCACGTGTCTGTTCCTGACGGTGACCCTCCCATGCCGCGTCCGGGCGACATAGGTTGGGTTCGTATTACTCACGCTGCACCACACCACTTAGTTGCAGATTCGCCGATTATTCGACTAGAGCGAACGGCAGGTGGTGACGCTTGGCAGGCGCTTAATACGCCTTCTGGTGGTCAGGTGAGTATGGGGATCCCGAAACTGGTTCGTTGA
- the miaA gene encoding tRNA (adenosine(37)-N6)-dimethylallyltransferase MiaA: MNPLIVLNGPTASGKTRLAVDLAHKLGRRAEIVNGDAMLIYRGMDIGSAKPSLAERGGVPHHLIDVLDITQTASVADFQSMARLKIAEIRSRDGIPILVGGSNLYVRAVVDEFDFPGTDPIIRQRWGSQLERIGSRALHEILASKAPAAAKEIEPGNGRRIVRALEIFELTGRVSGKLPELRYALEDVHQFGLRLSRQALDQRIAERVDNMWSAGLVAEVTHLAELGLRDGLTASRGLGYRQVLAYLDGEITEAQAKQQTIDATRRFSRKQLGWFRRDPRISWLYAGDPENPTKIIRSLGLS, translated from the coding sequence ATGAATCCGCTAATTGTTCTAAACGGGCCGACCGCCTCGGGCAAAACTCGATTGGCGGTCGATCTTGCGCATAAATTAGGTCGGCGTGCTGAAATCGTTAATGGCGACGCTATGTTGATTTATCGCGGTATGGATATCGGGTCAGCCAAGCCCTCACTGGCTGAACGTGGTGGAGTTCCCCATCATTTGATTGATGTTTTAGATATTACCCAGACGGCTTCAGTTGCAGACTTTCAGTCAATGGCCCGTCTGAAAATAGCCGAGATTAGATCCAGAGACGGGATCCCAATTTTGGTTGGTGGGTCGAATCTTTACGTTCGTGCTGTGGTAGATGAATTCGACTTTCCTGGCACTGACCCGATTATTCGCCAACGGTGGGGTAGTCAGCTAGAGCGAATAGGCTCACGTGCCTTGCACGAGATATTAGCGTCCAAAGCACCCGCTGCTGCTAAAGAAATCGAACCGGGCAACGGGCGACGCATAGTTCGAGCTTTAGAAATTTTTGAGCTAACCGGACGGGTGAGCGGTAAATTGCCTGAGCTTCGCTATGCCTTAGAGGATGTGCACCAATTTGGGCTACGACTGTCGCGACAGGCTCTAGATCAGCGGATAGCTGAGCGAGTCGATAACATGTGGTCAGCTGGCCTAGTCGCAGAGGTGACCCATCTTGCCGAGCTAGGCTTGCGTGACGGTCTGACCGCCTCTAGAGGGTTGGGCTACCGTCAGGTGTTGGCTTACCTCGATGGTGAAATAACCGAAGCGCAAGCCAAACAGCAAACTATCGACGCTACTAGGCGTTTTTCTCGCAAACAATTGGGTTGGTTTCGTCGAGACCCAAGAATAAGTTGGCTTTATGCGGGAGATCCGGAAAATCCGACAAAGATCATTAGATCTCTAGGGTTGAGCTAA
- the hflX gene encoding GTPase HflX, translating into MNTSTNDGLGSQTLGDEYSDEKLIPGELDLAERLSLRRVAGLSTELSDVGDVEYRQLRLERVVLVSVWDVGSAEAAKNSLFELKALAQTAGCQILDGLMQRRNHPDPATYIGAGKVDELRQVVLATGADTVICDGELSPAQLRNLEDRVGVKVVDRTALILDIFAQHAKSVEGKTQVELAQLNYLKQRLRGWGDSLSRQVGGRAAGGVGIGGRGPGETKIETDRRRINTRIAILRRKLRQLDQTRALKRADRHRNQVPSVAIVGYTNAGKSSLLNRLTDAGVLVEDALFATLDPTTRRSLTSDGRVYTLTDTVGFVRHLPTDLVEAFRSTLEETNQADLLLHVVDGCDADPAGQVAAVNQVLADIGAENIAQQLVINKVDLVDNDQLIILRHLYPQAIFCSAATGEGIDKLRSCIQERLPSPAVEVDLVIPWDRGDLVDQVHKHGELLDSSFLSSGTKVHALVNPGLAAELAKVCGHE; encoded by the coding sequence ATGAATACTTCGACAAACGATGGGCTTGGATCGCAAACCTTAGGCGATGAATACTCGGACGAGAAGCTAATTCCTGGTGAGTTGGATTTGGCTGAGCGATTATCACTGCGCCGTGTTGCTGGGCTATCAACTGAGCTGTCTGATGTTGGTGATGTGGAATATCGTCAACTTCGTCTAGAGCGGGTTGTGCTGGTTTCGGTTTGGGATGTGGGCAGTGCAGAAGCAGCAAAGAACTCCTTGTTTGAGTTAAAGGCGTTAGCTCAAACTGCGGGCTGCCAAATCCTGGATGGGCTTATGCAGCGTCGCAATCATCCAGACCCTGCCACTTATATTGGGGCTGGCAAAGTCGATGAATTACGTCAAGTAGTTTTAGCCACTGGCGCTGATACAGTCATTTGTGATGGCGAGCTTAGCCCGGCGCAACTGCGCAATCTGGAAGATCGAGTGGGGGTGAAAGTCGTTGATAGGACGGCTTTAATCCTAGACATTTTTGCTCAACACGCTAAAAGTGTGGAAGGTAAAACACAGGTTGAATTAGCGCAATTGAATTATTTGAAGCAACGCCTACGCGGTTGGGGTGATTCGCTCTCACGCCAGGTTGGTGGGCGAGCTGCTGGCGGGGTAGGCATTGGTGGACGTGGGCCAGGTGAAACGAAAATCGAAACTGATCGCCGACGCATCAATACTCGGATAGCCATTTTGCGGCGTAAACTGCGCCAATTAGATCAAACACGAGCCCTGAAGCGAGCTGATAGGCACCGAAATCAAGTGCCTTCAGTAGCCATCGTCGGTTATACGAATGCTGGTAAATCGTCGCTGCTAAATCGGTTAACTGATGCAGGAGTCTTGGTTGAAGATGCCCTCTTCGCAACTTTAGATCCGACCACCAGGCGTTCCTTAACGAGTGACGGACGTGTATATACGTTGACCGATACTGTCGGTTTCGTCCGTCATCTGCCAACTGATTTGGTAGAAGCGTTTAGATCTACCCTAGAAGAGACGAATCAAGCCGATTTGTTATTGCATGTTGTTGATGGGTGCGACGCTGACCCAGCCGGGCAGGTAGCAGCCGTTAACCAAGTGTTAGCTGATATTGGTGCAGAAAATATTGCTCAACAGCTAGTCATAAACAAGGTTGACTTGGTTGATAACGATCAATTAATAATCTTGCGCCACCTCTACCCGCAGGCAATTTTCTGTTCTGCCGCTACTGGGGAGGGTATAGACAAACTGCGCTCTTGTATTCAAGAGCGCCTACCTTCACCTGCGGTAGAAGTTGATCTAGTTATTCCTTGGGATCGCGGAGATTTGGTAGACCAAGTGCATAAACACGGAGAGCTTTTAGATAGCAGTTTTTTGTCTTCTGGAACCAAAGTTCATGCCCTAGTAAATCCTGGATTAGCAGCAGAATTAGCTAAGGTGTGTGGACATGAGTAG
- a CDS encoding ATP-dependent DNA helicase yields the protein MSSLEYRAALELAVAKLRGESRSGQLEMADAVAKTLEAGEHLLVQAGTGTGKSLAYLAPALLWAIDSGQQVIVATATLALQTQLATKDVPVIVEAIAKISGENPKVALLKGRSNYACLLRAYQNIAQDQDALIGAQPGGAYSTGAQVVSLRGWVDEQRENGGTGDRDEAPSHNDQAWAQVSVSGRECVGGASCPFSEECFSQRAKKIASQADLVITNHALLAIDAMNENNILPDHGAVIIDEAHDLTNRFTSAASAEFNSQALIRLSRRVKPHVSDELCEQLLECADSIESALDASVPGRITNETASPIIAVKTTCKVLRDLVSALRNSSGADIPPERIQAAGLADELLGVATRISDLSTNDVVWVSASERFGSSLNIAPLSVADLIRENVFAQTATILTSATLTIGGDFKAIAGSIGLKLNDEMAWRGLDVGSPFDYPSQGILYVGADLPKPGRDGLPDEILARVAELVWAADGRTLGLFSSAAAAKQAGEYVRNELPQMSILCQGEAQLADLTRQFVSDPRSCLFGTLSLWQGIDAPGDTCQLVIIDRIPFPRPDDPLVRARQDKVQRGGGNGFMQIAATHAGLLLAQGAGRLIRSKNDRGVVAILDSRIHSQGYGRFLLRSLPPLWQTTDLETVVGALKRLTA from the coding sequence ATGAGTAGCCTCGAATATCGGGCAGCTCTTGAGCTTGCGGTGGCTAAACTTAGGGGGGAATCTCGTTCTGGTCAGCTGGAAATGGCTGATGCGGTCGCCAAAACTTTGGAAGCTGGCGAGCACTTATTGGTTCAAGCAGGTACAGGCACTGGGAAATCGCTGGCATATCTAGCCCCGGCATTGCTGTGGGCTATTGACAGTGGACAACAGGTTATTGTCGCCACCGCAACCTTGGCTTTGCAAACTCAATTAGCTACTAAAGATGTGCCGGTAATCGTTGAGGCTATTGCCAAGATAAGTGGCGAAAATCCAAAGGTTGCTTTACTAAAAGGGCGATCAAATTACGCCTGTTTACTACGTGCCTACCAAAACATTGCCCAAGACCAGGATGCATTGATTGGTGCCCAGCCAGGCGGAGCTTATTCGACAGGAGCCCAAGTTGTTTCATTGCGTGGGTGGGTGGATGAGCAACGAGAAAACGGTGGCACCGGAGATCGCGACGAAGCCCCTAGCCATAATGATCAAGCCTGGGCGCAAGTGTCGGTTTCTGGACGTGAATGCGTAGGCGGGGCGTCTTGTCCGTTCAGTGAGGAATGTTTTTCGCAGCGAGCTAAAAAAATTGCTAGTCAGGCGGATCTGGTTATAACGAACCATGCTTTATTGGCGATAGACGCCATGAACGAGAACAACATTTTGCCTGACCATGGTGCAGTAATTATCGATGAAGCCCATGATCTGACCAATAGGTTTACCTCAGCGGCTAGCGCCGAGTTTAATTCGCAAGCCCTTATTAGGCTAAGTAGGCGGGTAAAACCCCACGTCAGCGATGAGTTGTGTGAACAATTATTAGAGTGTGCAGACAGCATAGAGTCGGCTCTTGACGCCAGTGTTCCTGGGCGGATAACCAATGAGACGGCTAGCCCGATAATTGCTGTAAAGACTACGTGTAAAGTGCTGCGCGATTTAGTTAGTGCATTGAGAAATTCTTCTGGTGCTGATATTCCACCTGAGCGTATTCAGGCGGCTGGTTTGGCTGATGAGCTACTTGGTGTGGCTACCCGGATTAGCGATTTAAGTACCAATGACGTGGTTTGGGTCAGCGCCTCCGAGCGTTTCGGGTCTAGCCTGAATATTGCTCCATTGTCAGTTGCCGATTTGATCCGAGAAAACGTTTTTGCTCAAACTGCCACTATTTTGACTTCTGCAACGCTGACTATTGGTGGCGATTTCAAAGCAATAGCCGGAAGTATTGGTCTGAAACTAAATGATGAAATGGCCTGGCGTGGTCTAGATGTTGGTTCTCCGTTCGATTATCCGAGTCAGGGGATTCTTTATGTAGGTGCCGACTTGCCTAAACCTGGTCGTGACGGGCTTCCAGATGAGATATTGGCTCGGGTAGCTGAGTTGGTTTGGGCTGCAGACGGACGTACTCTGGGGCTTTTTTCTTCTGCGGCGGCAGCCAAACAGGCTGGTGAATATGTACGTAACGAATTGCCGCAGATGAGCATTCTTTGCCAAGGTGAAGCTCAACTAGCGGATTTGACCAGGCAATTTGTGTCAGATCCACGCTCTTGTCTATTTGGAACACTAAGTCTTTGGCAAGGCATAGATGCCCCAGGAGATACTTGTCAATTGGTCATCATTGACCGTATTCCATTTCCTCGCCCCGACGACCCATTGGTTAGGGCACGTCAAGATAAAGTTCAACGTGGCGGCGGAAATGGGTTTATGCAGATAGCCGCAACCCACGCGGGGCTATTGTTGGCTCAAGGCGCTGGCAGACTAATTCGTTCAAAAAATGATCGTGGAGTAGTGGCTATTTTAGATTCCAGAATCCATAGTCAAGGTTACGGACGGTTCTTATTGAGATCGCTACCACCTTTATGGCAAACAACCGATCTTGAGACCGTAGTTGGCGCCTTAAAACGGTTAACAGCCTAG
- the lexA gene encoding transcriptional repressor LexA, translating to MTKTPKRPESTGRVGRPSGKALAKALGKDSAETSGSDADGLTARQRLLLEVISESIEANGYPPSIREMGRAAGLASPSSVAHQLNVLEKLGYIRRQPNRSRALEVHLPPSMRESIKDDINSVSVPLIGRIAAGAPIFAQQHEEDVFDLPQQLVGHGEVFMLEVRGDSMIEAAICDGDYVVVRRQPQAENGEIVAAMIDGEATVKTFKKTADQIWLLPHNPNYQPINGNNATILGKVVTVLRRL from the coding sequence ATGACAAAGACTCCTAAGCGACCCGAATCCACCGGGCGTGTCGGACGCCCTAGCGGAAAAGCTTTGGCTAAAGCACTGGGCAAAGATTCAGCCGAAACAAGTGGCTCAGACGCCGACGGATTAACAGCTCGTCAGCGACTATTGTTGGAGGTCATTTCTGAATCGATTGAGGCGAATGGCTATCCCCCATCCATTAGAGAGATGGGGCGAGCAGCCGGTTTAGCAAGCCCATCGAGTGTTGCTCACCAATTAAATGTTTTGGAGAAACTTGGCTACATTCGCCGGCAACCAAATCGCTCGCGAGCCTTAGAGGTGCATTTACCGCCATCCATGCGAGAGAGCATCAAGGATGACATTAATTCAGTAAGCGTGCCGCTAATCGGGCGAATCGCAGCCGGCGCACCGATTTTCGCCCAACAGCATGAAGAGGACGTCTTTGATTTACCACAGCAGTTAGTCGGCCACGGCGAGGTATTTATGCTTGAAGTGCGCGGAGACTCCATGATTGAGGCCGCAATCTGCGACGGCGACTACGTGGTCGTACGGCGTCAACCACAAGCCGAGAACGGTGAAATTGTTGCTGCCATGATTGACGGCGAAGCCACCGTAAAAACCTTCAAGAAAACAGCTGACCAAATTTGGCTACTGCCACATAATCCCAACTACCAGCCCATTAACGGTAATAATGCAACAATTCTCGGCAAAGTGGTTACCGTTTTACGTAGACTCTAG
- a CDS encoding RDD family protein — translation MSNENWNSPQDPAGQPIGNNENLDQRQNSTNEANQPTVPQFENPYGQYENPSNQPQGTNGEQTNPYGQPSFDQTSQSYPNPAATYGQPNDAYNSQRNSEYNQPYGYDPNAANQYLSQPTPNANYGQALPLADWPKRALGGLVDYVAPSLVVSILTGIFTGSTSSSNIVSDILAIAALGFMIYNTGYLGGTTGQSFGRRIAHTRLIDANTGQVIGFGKSVLRWIAHLIDSIICYVGWLFPLWDQKRQTLADKICNTVVVVDDPIVGGSGQPYQY, via the coding sequence GTGAGCAACGAAAACTGGAATTCGCCTCAGGATCCTGCAGGCCAGCCCATTGGAAACAACGAGAACCTAGACCAGAGACAAAACTCAACCAATGAGGCTAATCAGCCAACTGTCCCACAATTTGAAAACCCCTACGGGCAATACGAAAATCCGAGCAATCAGCCGCAAGGAACAAATGGGGAACAGACAAATCCCTACGGCCAACCGTCTTTCGATCAGACTTCACAAAGTTACCCCAACCCGGCAGCTACTTACGGCCAGCCAAACGACGCATACAACAGCCAGCGCAATAGCGAATATAACCAGCCATATGGATATGACCCTAATGCGGCCAATCAATATCTCAGCCAGCCAACCCCCAACGCGAACTACGGCCAAGCCCTACCCCTAGCAGACTGGCCCAAGCGTGCATTAGGTGGACTTGTTGACTACGTCGCCCCATCTTTGGTGGTGAGTATCTTAACGGGAATCTTCACTGGCTCCACCTCGAGCTCCAATATTGTTTCAGACATCCTCGCCATAGCCGCTCTAGGCTTCATGATTTATAACACGGGCTACCTCGGCGGCACCACCGGACAATCTTTTGGACGCCGGATCGCTCACACCAGGCTGATTGACGCCAACACTGGCCAGGTGATCGGGTTTGGAAAGTCTGTACTGCGCTGGATTGCACACCTTATTGACTCCATCATTTGCTACGTTGGCTGGCTATTCCCGCTTTGGGATCAAAAGCGTCAAACTTTAGCCGACAAGATCTGCAATACCGTGGTGGTTGTTGATGATCCTATAGTGGGCGGCTCTGGTCAGCCATACCAGTATTAA
- a CDS encoding DUF2752 domain-containing protein, which produces MLAGCLVLGAYCLGLSFPCPFLRLTGWRCPLCGSTRAALSLLKGDISQAFAYNQLLCLGTVLWLLWLVGLKFCPDKLPKLKQNTWYVFIGVIALVFTVIRNF; this is translated from the coding sequence GTGCTCGCCGGTTGTCTAGTTCTTGGTGCCTATTGTCTAGGTCTTTCTTTTCCGTGCCCATTTTTAAGGTTAACTGGCTGGCGATGCCCGTTGTGTGGTTCAACTCGGGCAGCCCTCAGCCTGCTTAAAGGCGATATTAGTCAGGCCTTTGCTTACAATCAGTTGTTATGTCTAGGGACAGTTTTGTGGTTACTGTGGCTAGTGGGGCTCAAATTCTGCCCAGATAAACTGCCAAAACTTAAACAGAATACCTGGTATGTGTTTATTGGCGTCATCGCCCTGGTGTTTACGGTAATCAGGAATTTTTAG
- the nrdR gene encoding transcriptional regulator NrdR produces MNCPYCHHPESRVLDSRVVEDGLSIRRRRACQECGKRFTTIERIQLVIVKRSGVIEPFNREKVIDGVRKACKGRPVGEEQLAKLGQTVEETIRSTGQSEVPSGQVGLAILRPLSKLDPVAYLRFASVYKNYQSLDDFSKEIDRMKTEIIADLAQSSVPSVNQPKEEK; encoded by the coding sequence GTGAATTGTCCATACTGCCACCACCCGGAATCACGCGTCCTTGATTCGCGCGTGGTAGAGGACGGTTTGTCTATTAGACGCCGCCGGGCTTGCCAGGAGTGCGGTAAGCGTTTCACTACTATCGAGAGAATCCAGCTAGTGATCGTCAAACGTAGTGGGGTCATTGAGCCGTTCAACCGCGAAAAGGTTATTGACGGTGTCCGTAAAGCGTGCAAAGGTCGGCCGGTCGGTGAGGAGCAACTTGCTAAGCTCGGCCAAACCGTCGAAGAGACTATTCGCTCCACTGGCCAGTCAGAAGTTCCCAGCGGTCAAGTGGGGCTGGCGATTCTTCGCCCGCTTAGCAAACTTGATCCAGTGGCTTATCTGAGGTTTGCCAGCGTATACAAGAACTATCAAAGCCTTGATGATTTCTCTAAAGAAATTGATCGAATGAAAACAGAAATAATCGCCGATCTCGCTCAGAGCTCGGTGCCGTCAGTTAACCAGCCGAAAGAAGAAAAGTAA